A segment of the Curtobacterium sp. MCSS17_007 genome:
GCGCGGCAGCGTGCGGTGCGGAAGGACGACCGTGCGCTCGCAACCCGGATCGGTGGTCTGCGGAAGCCCGCGCCCGCGGCGTGGGCGATCGACCTGCTCGCCCACGACGGGGCACTCGACGAGGCGGTCGAGCTCGGGCCCGCGATCCGGCAGGCCCAGGTGGACGCGGACCCCGACGAGATCCGACGACTCCGACAGCAGCGGTCCGAGGTCGTCGCGGCGCTGGCACAGGCCGGGGCCGACCTGGCGTCCGACGCCGGGCACCCGCTGACGTCCGCCGTCCTCGACCAGGTCCGCGCGACGATCGAGGCCGCGATGGCCGACGAGCACGCGGGCGCGGCCGTCCGCTCCGGGCTGCTCCTCCGACCACTCGAGAGCGCCGGGTTCGACGACGTCGACCTCGACGGGGCGCTCGCCGACCCGGATGCGGTCCCCGACGCGTGGTCCGGCACCGACGCAGAACCCATCCCGATCACCAGCGCGAGGGGACCGCGGAAGGGGAGCCGTGCCTCCCGTCCGGAGCCGGAGCCGGAGCCGGAGCCGGAGCCCCAGCCGGAACCCGAACCGCGCGTCGACCCGGCTGCCGAGCGCCGCGCCGCTCGCGAAGCCGAGGCCACGGCGCGCGCGGAGTCCCGCGATGCCGATGCGGCCCTGGACGCCGCGGAGCAGGAGCTCGAGGCCGCCGAGGACCGCCGTGCCGACCTCGAACGGCAGCTCGCCGAGGCGAACGCCGACGTCGAGCGTGCCGAACACGCGCGCGACGAGGCAGAGGAGGCGAGCGACCGCGCGCGGGACCTCCTGCGCGCCGCGCAGCGCCACCGCCGGGACGTCGGTCGCTGAACCCGCTCGGTCCGTAGCCCGTGGCGGCGGCGCCACGGCCCTCCCGTCCGACCGCGGGCGGCACTCGGCGCGACACGCCCGGCAGCCCCTGCTAGACTCGCAAACCGACTTCGGCGAGGGCCGCGCAGCGCGCGGCCGTGATCGACGCGGTAGGGAGACCCGGCCCAGTCCTGGGAGCGTTCCTCACGCGTGCACGCGTTCGAGTTGCAACACCACAGACCCCCCGATGCCGGCACCCCGGCGTCGACCCCGACACCAGGAGGCACCATGGCCGACTACACCAAGCTCGCAGCGGAGACCCGCACCAAGTTCGGCAAGGGCGCTGCGCGCAAGCTCCGCGCCGCTGACAAGATCCCCGCGGTCGTCTACGGCCACGGCACCGAGCCGCAGCACATCACCCTCCCGGGCCACGAGACGATGCTGCTCGTCCGTACCGCGAACGCGGTCGTCGACCTCGACATCGAGGGTGCGGCCCAGCTCGCCCTCGTCAAGGACGTCCAGCGCGACCCGGTGCGCCAGATCATCGAGCACATCGACCTCGTCGTCGTGCGTCGTGGCGAGAAGGTCACCGTCGACGTGCCCGTCGTCGTCGAGGGCGAGTCCTTCTCCGGCACGATCCACGTCCAGGACCTCTCCTCCGTCTCGCTCCTCGTCGAGGCGACCGACATCCCGGAGCACGTGACCGTGGACGTCGAGGGCCTCGAGGACGGCGCGCAGGTCCTGGCCTCGCAGCTCGAGCTGCCGGCCGGTGCCGAGCTCGAGACCGACGCCGAGGCGCTCGTCGTCCAGATCGTCACCCCGCGTGGCACCGCTGACGACGACGCTGCCGACGAGGCCGCTGCCGAGGCGGGCGCCGAGGCCGGCGCCGAGGGCGGCTCCGCCCCGGTCGACTCCGAGTAGGACACCCTCCGCGGAACGTCTGGCCGACGCTGATGACAGGAACGACCCTCGTCGTGGTCGGGCTCGGGAACCCCGGGCCCGGCTACGCGGGGAACCGTCACAACGTCGGCCAGATGGTCCTCGACGAACTCGCAGCCCGCATGGGTGCGACGTTCAAGAAGCACAAGACCCCGAACCAGGTCGCCGAGGGCCGCCTGGTGCCCGGCGGGCCCAAGCTCGTCCTGGCCAAGCCGGGGTCGTTCATGAACACCTCCGGGGGACCGGTCTCGAGCGTGCTCGGGTTCTACAGCGCCACCCCCGCCGAGCTGATCGTGGTCCACGACGAGCTCGACCTGCCGTTCGACACCGTCCGCCTCAAGGGCAGCGGCGGGCACGGTGGCCACAACGGGCTGCGGGACATCATCAAGGCGACCGGCACGAACGAGTTCACCCGGGTGCGGATCGGCATCGGCCGACCCCCGGGACGCCAAGATCCCGCCGACTACGTGCTGCGCGACTTCTCGCCCACCGAGAAGAAGACGCTGCCGAACCTGCTCGCCGATGGCGCTGACGCCGTCGAGGCGATCGCGGAGCTCGGCCTGCTCGCTGCGCAGCAGCGCGTGCACGCCCCGTCCTGATCCGTCGCGCACGCCGCGCGGGTGGTTCCGTCGTCGGCCCGGAGGCGCGGACTGCTCCCACCACGGCGCTGTCCGGAAGGCGTGCCGTCCCCGAACTGGGGGACTCTCACGTACCCCGGTGGTCGGTACGTTCGCCCACGGGGTGACCACCCCCGACGACGAGGGGAACGACCGTGGGACGAGCAGCACACCGGGCACGACGGACGGACGGGGCCCGGGCGGCGATCGCCGTCGTCCCCGCCGCGATCGCGGTGATCGCCGTGGGGCTCGGATCGCTCCTCACGCAGGACGGCGCCGTCGCCGCGACCGAGACCTGGACGCCGACGGCCGCCGAGACGTCCGCGCCTCCGGTCGCATCGACCTTCGGCGCGCCGAACGACGTGCACCACGAGTCCGATGGTTCGCTCCTCGTGGCCGACTTCTCCGCGAACGGGCTGCTGCGGCGGGTGGTCGACGGTACCTGGAGCGTGGTCGCGCCGTTCGGCACGGGTGCCCGCGACATGTGGAACCCGTCGGCGGTGACGACCACGACCGACGGACGCATCCTGGTCGCTGAGGCCGGGCGCCCCGCGTTCACGGTCCTCGGCGCCGACGGCACCGTGCTCTCGCGCACCGCTCCGCCGACACGACGTGCGGTGTCGGAACTGGCCGTCGACGGACCGACCGTCTACGCGACGGTGCCGGGCAGCGGGACGCTCTTCACGACCGAGCTCGGGAGCGGGAGCTGGACCGCTGTGCCCGGCCCGTGGACGGACCCGAGCGGTGTCGCGCTGTCCGCCGACGGTGGGACGCTCACGGTGTCCGACGCCGGTACCGACGAGGTGTGGCAGCTCGACCGGGCCTCGGGGACGGTGACGTCGCTCGGCTTCCCGGGTGACGCGCAGACCCGACCTCGCGGGGTCGCCGTCGACGACGGGGACGTCTTCGTGGTGGACAACGGGCGCGGAGCGGTCTGGGCCATGATCGGTGGCGCGTGGACCGAGGCGTTCTCGAGCGCTCCGGACGGCTCGCCACTGGTGAACCCCACGGCGGTGTCGGTCGGCCCCGGGCGCAGTCTCGTCGTCGCGGACTACAACCGTCAGCGCGTGGTGACGGCGGTGTCGTCGGGACGGGCGGTGGTCGTCCCCAGCCCGGCGCCGACGACCGCCCTGCCGACGGCCGAGCCGACCGCCACGCCGACCGCCACACCGACCGCCGAGCCGACCGCCGAGCCGACGAGCGCGCCGACGAGTGAACCGACGGCCGAGCCGACGGCCGAGCCGACGGTCACGCCGACGGCCGAGCCCACGGCCGAGCCGACGACGGCGGCGCCGACCACGGCCCCGACCTCGGCCCCCGGCCCCGAGGCGACCCCCTCGATGACGGCTGCGGTGCCGGGTGCCGGCACCGAGCCTCCCGGCCGACCGGCGACCGACGCCCCGGTGACCGGAGGGGACGAGGGGGACGGCTCCGCAGACGGAGCGCACGTCGCTCCGACCGGAGGACAGGAGGGGGACCTCGCCTGGACCGGTCCCGGCCCGGTCGTGCCCGCGCTCCTCACCGCCACGGCCCTCGTCGTGGGTGGGGTGCTCCTCGGTGGTCACGCACGCCGTCGCCGGAGCTGACCCGTGTTCGCCGCCCGCGCACGCCGGGTCGGGTGTCGGACGCCGCCGGTACCATCGTCTGAGTGACGATCTCGGGCATCATCCCTGCGCTCTCGCGCGCCTCCGCGTTCGATCGTGTCCTCCGCGCCGCCGGGCGTGACGCGGACTTCTCCGTCGTCGACGGCCTGCGCGTCCCGCTCCTCGGAGCGCTGCTCGCCGAGCGGAACGGTCCCCAGTGCCTCTTCGTCGTCACCGCCACCGGGCGCGAGGCCGAGGCGGTCCGCGGTGCCTTCACGTGCACGGTGCCCGATGCCGAGGTCCTCGAGTTCCCGGCGTGGGAGACCCTGCCGCACGAGCGCCTCAGCCCGAGCGCCCAGACCGTCGGCACGCGCATCGCGACGCTCCGCAAGCTCGCCGCGTGGCAGGACGCCGACCCGGCCGACCGCCGCACGACCGTCGTGGTGGCCAGTGTCCGCGCAGCGCTGCAGCCGATCGCGGGCAACCTGACGTCGCTCGCCCCCGTCGCACTCGTGACGGGCTCGCGCGGCAACGACCTCGCTGCCATCGCATCGCAGCTCGTCGACCTCGCGTACGCCCGGGTCGACCTCGTCACCCGGCGCGGGGAGTTCGCGGTCCGCGGTGGCATCCTCGACGTCTTCCCGCCCGGAGCCGACCACCCCGTCCGCGTCGACTTCTTCGGCGACGAGATCGAGGCGATCAAGGCGTTCTCGGTCGCCGACCAGCGCACCACCGACGACGACCTGGGCTCCGTCGAGCTCACCGCCTCGCGCGAGCTCCTGCTCAGCGACGACGTCCGGCAGCGGGCGCGCGAGATGCTCCACGAGTTCCCGAACCTGTCGCAGATGCTGGCGAAGATCGCCGAGGGCATCCCGGTCGAGGGCATGGAGTCCCTCGCGCCGGCACTCGTGCAGGACCTCGTGCCGATCACGACCTACCTGCCCGAGGCCGCCACGATCGCCGTGCTGTCGCCGGAACGGGTCGCCGGTCGTGCGCACAGCCTCGCCGAGACGAACACCGAGTTCCTGCAGGCCGCGTGGAGCGCCGCGGTCGCCGGTGCCCAGGCGCCGATCGACCTCGACGCCGGCAACTTCCTCACGGTGCAGCAGCTGAAGAACGGCCGCGGCCAGCGCACGTGGTGGACCGTCACGCCGTTCGACTCCGGGCTCGACGAGGGCGACCGCGACCGGGTCCTGACCGACGCCGAGGCCGCTGCCGAAGCGGGTGAGTACATCCGCGTCCGGGCCGAGTCGATCCCGAGCTTCGCCGGCAGTGCGGACGGTGCCGTCGCGCACGTGCAGCAGCTGGTGGACGACGGCTGGGCCGTCGTCGTCACCGCGCAGGGCAAGGGGCTCGTCGAGCGCGCCGTGCAGGTGCTCGCCGACGCCGGCGTCGCCGCCCGCGCCGAGGACCTCACCGCGCCGCCGGAGCCGGGCGTCGCGATCGTCACGACCGCCATGGTCGAGGCCGGGTTCGCCACCCCCGACCCCCGCATCGCCGTGCTGAGCGAGGCCGAGTTCTACGGCCGCAGCGTCCAGCAGGGCGCCCGGACGGTGAAGAAGCTCGCCGGTCGCCGCAAGAACGTCGTCGACCCGCTGCAGCTCAAGCCGGGCGACGTCGTCGTGCACAACACGCACGGCATCGGCAAGTTCGTCGAGCTCGTCTCGCGCGAGGTCAGCTCCGGCGGCCGCAACGCGGTGAAGACGCAGCGCGAGTACCTCGTGCTCGAGTACGCGCCGTCGAAGCGGAACTACCCGGGCGACAAGCTCTTCGTCCCGACCGACCAGCTCGACCAGCTGTCGCGCTACGTCGGCGGCGAGAACCCGACGCTGTCCAAGATGGGCGGCTCCGACTGGTCGGCCGCGAAGTCGAAGGCGCGGAAGGCCGTCCGCGACATCGCCGTCGACCTCGTCAAGCTGTACTCCGCGCGCATGGCGTCGAAGGGCCACGCGTTCGGCCCGGACACCCCGTGGCAGCGCGAGCTGGAAGAGGCCTTCCCGTTCGCCGAGACGGCCGACCAGCTCACCACCATCGACGAGATCAAGCGCGACATGGAGAGCCCGATCCCGATGGACCGGCTCCTGTCCGGCGACGTCGGCTACGGCAAGACCGAGGTCGCGATCCGTGCGGCGTTCAAGGCCGTGCAGGACGGCAAGCAGGTCGCCGTGCTCGTCCCGACGACGCTGCTCGTCCGCCAGCACATGGAGACGTTCCAGGAGCGCTTCGCGGGCTTCCCGGTGCACCTGCGCGCCCTCAGCCGGTTCCAGACCGAGAAGGAGTCGAAGGAGACCATCGCCGGGCTCGCCGACGGCACGGTCGACATCGTCATCGGCACGCACCGCATCCTGTCGCAGAGCATCCAGTTCAAGGACGTCGGGCTCGTCATCATCGACGAGGAGCAGCGGTTCGGCGTCGAGCACAAGGACCAGCTGAAGAAGCTGAAGACCAACGTCGACGTCCTGGCGATGTCCGCCACGCCGATCCCGCGGTCGCTCGAGATGGCCGTGACCGGCATCCGCGAGATGTCGACGCTCGCGACCCCGCCGGAGGACCGCCACCCGATCCTGACGTTCGTCGGACCGCAGTCCGACCTGCAGGTCGCCGCGGCGATCCGCCGCGAGCTGCTGCGCGAGGGCCAGGTGTTCTACGTGCACAACCGCGTGAAGGACATCCAGTCGGTGGCGTCGCACCTGGCCGAGATCGTGCCCGAGGCGCGGATCCAGGTCGCCCACGGGCAGATGTCCGAGGGCACCCTCGAACAGGTCATGGTCGACTTCTGGGAGCGCAAGTTCGACGTCCTCGTGTCGACCACCATCGTCGAGACCGGTCTCGACATCGCGAACGCCAACACGCTCATCATCGACAAGGCCGACAAGTACGGCCTGTCGCAGCTCCACCAGCTGCGCGGCCGCGTGGGTCGCGGTCGTGAGCGCGGGTACGCGTACTTCCTCTACGACGCCGACAAGCCGTTGTCCGAGACCGCGCAGGACCGCCTCGAGACCATCGCCGCGAACAACGAGCTCGGCGCGGGCATGCAGGTCGCGATGAAGGACCTCGAGATCCGCGGCGCGGGCAACCTGCTCGGTGGTGAGCAGTCCGGGCACATCGCCGGCGTCGGCTTCGACCTGTACCTGCGGATGATCGGCGAGGCGGTGTCGCAGTTCCGCGGCGACGTGGCCGAGGGACAGACCGAGCTCCGGCTCGAGATCCCCGTCGACGCACACATCCCGGAGGACTACGTCGAGTCCGAGCGCCTGCGCCTCGAGGCGTACCAGAAGCTCTCGGCGGCGTCGGCCCCCGCGGCCCAGCCCGAGGCGATCGACATGGTGCTCGACGAGCTCACCGACCGCTACGGCCAGCCCCCGCAGGCGGTGCTCACGCTGGTCGAGGTCTCGCGGCTCCGCCGGATGGCGCAGCAGGTCGGCCTGTCCGACGTGGTCGTCATGGGGTCGAACCTGCGCGTCGCGGGCAAGGAGCTCGCCGACTCGGCCCAGGTCCGGCTCAAGCGGATGTACCCGGGTGCGCGCTGGTTCCCGCAGCAGGACGCCGCGAGCATCCCGCTGCCGAAGCCGCACGGCGAGACGCTGCCCGACGACGGACTCATCCAGTGGGTCGAGAGCATCCTGACGGCCGTCTACGGCGCAACCAAGGCTCCTGCGGAGACGCCCGCGTCCTGACGCGGCCCCCTCTGTCGGCCTGGAGGCGCGGTGCCAGCTGGCACCGCGCCTCCAGTCGGTCGTGGCTCGGGACCGCTACTCGGTCGCCTCGGCTTCAGAGAGCTCGCGTCGCGCACGGTAGCGACGCGCGCGCAGGCTGACGACGACCGCCGAGGCGAGGATCGCGATCCCGGAGCCGACGAGCACGGCGAGGACGCCCTCGTCGAGGATCTCCTCGTTCCGGGCGAACGCCAGCTCGTTCATGAGCAGCGAGACCGTGAAGCCGATCCCGCCGAGCACACCGACGGTCACGATCGACCAGAACGACAGCGTCGATCGACCAGGGGCCCGGAAGATGCGCGTCGCGACGGCACCGAACAGCGTGATGCCGATCACCTTGCCCACCGGCAGCGCGAGCACGACGGCCCAGAACGTGGGGGAGAGCTCGCCGATGCCGACCGCCGGGATCACGACAGCAGCCGAGGCGAACGCGAAGACCGGCAGGACCACGGCGTTCGACCACGGCTCGACGTGCTCGTGCAGCGTGTGTCCCGGACGGCGCGGCAGCACGAGACCGAGCGCGACGCCGGCGATCGTCGCGTGCACGCCCGAGTGGTACACGAGCCACCAGGTGACGAGGCCGATCAGCACCATCGCCGCGATGATCCACACCTGACCCGCCCGGCCCGGGCGGAGCAGCCGTCCGAGCGCGGCGAAGACGGCGAGCGCGACGACCGCGCCACCGAGCGCGAGGAAGTCGGTGCCGTGCGCGAAGACGACGGCGATGATGACGATCGCGATGAGGTCGTCGAGCACCGCGAGCGCGAGGAGGAACACGCGGATCGTCGACGGTAGCCCCCTGCCGAACATCGCCAGGACCCCGAGTGCGAACGCGATGTCCGTCGCCGTCGGGATGGGCCACCCGTGCATGTACTGGGTGCCCGAGGTGACGGCGAGGTAGATGCCGGCGGGGACGACCACACCACCGACGGCCGCGATCGCCGGGATGACCGCCGTCCTCGGGTTCGAGAGCTCCCCGTCGAGGAGCTCCTGCTTCAGCTCGATCGCGACGAGCAGGAAGAAGACCGCGAGCAGCCCGTCGCTGATCCAGTGCGACACCGACAGGTCGAGGCCGACCGCTCCCCACGGCGAGTGCGCGGCGAGGGCGCGTTCGAGGCCGGGGCCGAGCGGCGAGTTCGCCACGACCAGGCCGAGCACGGCAGCGGTCAGGAGCGCGATCGCGCTGAAGCGGGGGGAGCGGACGAGTGCCGACATGGATCTCCAGGGGTGCGCGGGCAGGGGAGCGGAACCGTCGACCAGACTTCCCGACACACCAACGGCCATCGTACCGGAGGGCCCTCCGTGCGAGCATGGCGCGATGACCGCCGTCACGGACCTCGTCGAAGTCGTCGACCGCCTGCTCGCTCCTGAGGGCGGGTGCGTGTGGAACCGCGCGCAGACCCACGCTTCACTGGCCCGCTACGCGGTGGAGGAGTCGTACGAGCTGGTGGACGCGATCGACTCCGGCGACGACGACGACCTGCGCGAGGAGCTCGGTGACGTGCTCTACCAGGTGGTGCTCCACGCCGGGATCGCAGACGCGGCCGGCCGGTTCGACCTGGAGGACGTCGCCGCCGCGGTCCGGGACAAGATGGTCCGCCGGCACCCGCACGTGTTCGGTGCCGAACGCGCGGACACGGAGGACGAGGTCGTCCGGGTGTGGCGGGCGGCGAAGGCGGCGGAGAAGGCCGCACGGACGAGTGTGGTCGACGGGGTCCCGCGGGCGATGCCGCCGCTGGAGCGCGCCGTGAAGCTGCTCGAACGCCTGGAGGAGCGTGGGGACGCCGCCACGGTCGTCGCCGCCGTCGTGCGTGCACCGGAGCAGGCGGTCGTGGACGCGGACGTGTCGGCGGATGTTGGCGCGAGCGGGGCGGCGGGCGCGGACGCGGTGGACGAGCGGTGGGGCGCCGGCATGCTCGCCGAGGTCGCCGCGGCGCGGGAAGCGGGCGTCGACGTGGTGGCGAGCCTGCGGGCTGCGGTGACCCGGCTGGAAGCCGAGGCGCGCGTCGGGGAGTGAGCCGGGCCTCCCGGCCGGTGCCCGCGAACCAGGGCATGCGGCGTGAGCACGGGGAGACCCCTCAGCAGGCCCGGAGACACCCGTGCCGTCCATCACGACCGACCGACGCCGCACCAGCGCTCCCGCCGCGTCCGGCGTCAGCGCCGATCCTGTCAGCGCCGAGGCGAGCGTCGGAGACCCGACCTCGACGGTCTCAGTCGAGGACCTCGACCAGATCGACATCGCCCGGCAGCTCGGCACGAGTTCACCCACGGCCGCCTCTCGGGCCCCGTCGGATCTATCGTCGTCCACCGACATGAGGCGTCGAAGGCCTTGCACCAACAACCACTGTCACCTCGTTCAGGGTCCGCCCAGAGGCTTCGTGCCGCTGTTAGCGTCCGGAGAGCAGTCACACTCGCGACAGGGGGTCGCGGGGCTGCATCAAGGGGTGAACATGAAGAAGTCGATCTCCGCGCTCGTCGGGACCGCGTTCGCAGCAGCGATGATCTTCGCAGGCGCACAGACCGCCTCCGCAACGGACGCAGTCCCGGCGCCCTCGGCGGCCGGCGGGATCGTCTCCGTCTGCGCTGACGAGTCCGTCAACCTCAACGCCATCGACGGCAGCGTGCTGTCCACAGACGAGCAGCAGCAGCTCATCGACCACGCAGCCTTCCGCTGCGTCCACGGTGATCTCTCGCACGGCGCCATGCAGACGGGCACGACCTCCACGCTGCAGCAGAGCAAGGCGGCCACGCTCGCCAGCTCATCGCCGACAGTCACCGCACACCTGACCCTGACCGTCGGCCTCGCCCGCTGGCTCGCGACGGCGCAGCACGCCTCGAGCGTTCACAAGAAGCTGACCTGCGAGTACCGCGTCGACTACGGCGCCTGGACGTCATGCGGGGAAGCAGCTGGCACCCAGACCTACCTCTCCACGCGCACCAACACGATCTGCCCGCCCAGGGGCGAGCACTGGGAGGTTGAGGCGTTCCTCCGAGAGGGGCGCGTGGACTACTTCGACACCGCGAGTGGCATCTCCAAGTAGGAGGACAGCATGTTCCGTGGTCGTGCAACCCAGGAGGATCCCGTTGGAGTTCCACTTCGGGTGCAGTCGGTGGAGACCGGCGACGGATGGCTCGCTGTCCGTGTCCGCTCGGACGTCACCGAGGCGGTCGGCCGCCACGAAGTCCTGACGCCGGTCCTCGGATCCGAGCAGTTCACGCTCACCGACGAGCAGGGCCACACGCTCAGCTCGGGTCTCGTCCAGTCGTCGAGCGGACCACTGCTCGGGGTGATCGACATAACGTTCGACGAGGTCGGTGACTTCAAGCTCGACGGGACCCTCCGGCTGCAGAGCGCCAGCGCCGATGTGCGGTTCACGATCACGGAGTGAGGTGGGGCGC
Coding sequences within it:
- a CDS encoding 50S ribosomal protein L25/general stress protein Ctc, whose amino-acid sequence is MADYTKLAAETRTKFGKGAARKLRAADKIPAVVYGHGTEPQHITLPGHETMLLVRTANAVVDLDIEGAAQLALVKDVQRDPVRQIIEHIDLVVVRRGEKVTVDVPVVVEGESFSGTIHVQDLSSVSLLVEATDIPEHVTVDVEGLEDGAQVLASQLELPAGAELETDAEALVVQIVTPRGTADDDAADEAAAEAGAEAGAEGGSAPVDSE
- the pth gene encoding aminoacyl-tRNA hydrolase — encoded protein: MTGTTLVVVGLGNPGPGYAGNRHNVGQMVLDELAARMGATFKKHKTPNQVAEGRLVPGGPKLVLAKPGSFMNTSGGPVSSVLGFYSATPAELIVVHDELDLPFDTVRLKGSGGHGGHNGLRDIIKATGTNEFTRVRIGIGRPPGRQDPADYVLRDFSPTEKKTLPNLLADGADAVEAIAELGLLAAQQRVHAPS
- the mfd gene encoding transcription-repair coupling factor — protein: MTISGIIPALSRASAFDRVLRAAGRDADFSVVDGLRVPLLGALLAERNGPQCLFVVTATGREAEAVRGAFTCTVPDAEVLEFPAWETLPHERLSPSAQTVGTRIATLRKLAAWQDADPADRRTTVVVASVRAALQPIAGNLTSLAPVALVTGSRGNDLAAIASQLVDLAYARVDLVTRRGEFAVRGGILDVFPPGADHPVRVDFFGDEIEAIKAFSVADQRTTDDDLGSVELTASRELLLSDDVRQRAREMLHEFPNLSQMLAKIAEGIPVEGMESLAPALVQDLVPITTYLPEAATIAVLSPERVAGRAHSLAETNTEFLQAAWSAAVAGAQAPIDLDAGNFLTVQQLKNGRGQRTWWTVTPFDSGLDEGDRDRVLTDAEAAAEAGEYIRVRAESIPSFAGSADGAVAHVQQLVDDGWAVVVTAQGKGLVERAVQVLADAGVAARAEDLTAPPEPGVAIVTTAMVEAGFATPDPRIAVLSEAEFYGRSVQQGARTVKKLAGRRKNVVDPLQLKPGDVVVHNTHGIGKFVELVSREVSSGGRNAVKTQREYLVLEYAPSKRNYPGDKLFVPTDQLDQLSRYVGGENPTLSKMGGSDWSAAKSKARKAVRDIAVDLVKLYSARMASKGHAFGPDTPWQRELEEAFPFAETADQLTTIDEIKRDMESPIPMDRLLSGDVGYGKTEVAIRAAFKAVQDGKQVAVLVPTTLLVRQHMETFQERFAGFPVHLRALSRFQTEKESKETIAGLADGTVDIVIGTHRILSQSIQFKDVGLVIIDEEQRFGVEHKDQLKKLKTNVDVLAMSATPIPRSLEMAVTGIREMSTLATPPEDRHPILTFVGPQSDLQVAAAIRRELLREGQVFYVHNRVKDIQSVASHLAEIVPEARIQVAHGQMSEGTLEQVMVDFWERKFDVLVSTTIVETGLDIANANTLIIDKADKYGLSQLHQLRGRVGRGRERGYAYFLYDADKPLSETAQDRLETIAANNELGAGMQVAMKDLEIRGAGNLLGGEQSGHIAGVGFDLYLRMIGEAVSQFRGDVAEGQTELRLEIPVDAHIPEDYVESERLRLEAYQKLSAASAPAAQPEAIDMVLDELTDRYGQPPQAVLTLVEVSRLRRMAQQVGLSDVVVMGSNLRVAGKELADSAQVRLKRMYPGARWFPQQDAASIPLPKPHGETLPDDGLIQWVESILTAVYGATKAPAETPAS
- the nhaA gene encoding Na+/H+ antiporter NhaA, yielding MSALVRSPRFSAIALLTAAVLGLVVANSPLGPGLERALAAHSPWGAVGLDLSVSHWISDGLLAVFFLLVAIELKQELLDGELSNPRTAVIPAIAAVGGVVVPAGIYLAVTSGTQYMHGWPIPTATDIAFALGVLAMFGRGLPSTIRVFLLALAVLDDLIAIVIIAVVFAHGTDFLALGGAVVALAVFAALGRLLRPGRAGQVWIIAAMVLIGLVTWWLVYHSGVHATIAGVALGLVLPRRPGHTLHEHVEPWSNAVVLPVFAFASAAVVIPAVGIGELSPTFWAVVLALPVGKVIGITLFGAVATRIFRAPGRSTLSFWSIVTVGVLGGIGFTVSLLMNELAFARNEEILDEGVLAVLVGSGIAILASAVVVSLRARRYRARRELSEAEATE
- a CDS encoding MazG family protein; protein product: MTAVTDLVEVVDRLLAPEGGCVWNRAQTHASLARYAVEESYELVDAIDSGDDDDLREELGDVLYQVVLHAGIADAAGRFDLEDVAAAVRDKMVRRHPHVFGAERADTEDEVVRVWRAAKAAEKAARTSVVDGVPRAMPPLERAVKLLERLEERGDAATVVAAVVRAPEQAVVDADVSADVGASGAAGADAVDERWGAGMLAEVAAAREAGVDVVASLRAAVTRLEAEARVGE